The region AAAGTGCTTTAACTACTGAAGGctgtgagatggtgtgtgtgtgtgtgtgtgtgtatgtgtgtgtgtgtgtgtgtgcgtgtgtgtgtgtgtgtgtgtgtatgtgtgtgtgtgtgttcagagtgtgtgtgtgtgtgcgtgtgcgtgcgtgcgtgcgtgcgtgtgtgtgtgtgtgtgtgtgtgtgtgtgtgtgtgtgtgtgtgtgtgtgtgttcacctcgGCTCCGAGGGCCCACGCTGCCAGGACGTGTCGGCAGGAGTTCAGCTTCGTCGGCTTCATCTTGGAGTCGCAGGAGCCGCTGTACTGAGGGACGGAGTCCATGTGAGGCGAGCATTCGAACACCTCCATATGATGCACGATGGCCTCGTTCCCCACGTTCACCACCGCCtcatactgcacacacacacacacacacacacatttattgctttattaatGTACAATTCTGTGTTAGACATCATTTAAAATCATCAGCATTAAACGGTAAAGTGAGCATCACATTAatcaatctctctgtctctctctctctctctctctccctctctccctctctgtctctctctctctctgtctctctctctccctctgtctctctctgtctctctctgtctctgtctctctctctgtctctctctctctctccctctctctctttccctctctctctctctgtctctctctctctctctctgtctctctctctctgtctctctctctgtctctctctctttccctctctctccctctgtctctgtctctctctctctctctgtctctctctctctctctctctctctctccctctgtctctctctctctgtctctctctctgtctctctctctttccctctctctccctctgtctctgtctctctctctctctctgtctctctctctctctctctctccctctgtctctctctgtctctgtctctctctctctctctccctctctctctctctctccctctctctctctctctctctctccctctgtctctctctctccctctgtctctctctctctctgtctctctctctctctccctctctctctttccctctctctctctctctgtctctctctgtctctctctctgtctctctctctccctctgtctctctctgtctctctctctctgtctctcgtgaTCTTAGCTGTACTGCTCCAGGtccagtttcccaaaagcatcataAACAGAGCAAACGGAAACTGATCAATACAGCCTACATCACGCCGCCTAGCCTTTAGAACGGCGTCTCAGGTTTACCGCGGTCCCGTTTTTATAAGGAGTTTTAtcttggagaactttttttttttttttactcgcgCAACGGGCTTTATAGCTTTAAAGTAATTTGGTTTTATCTACAAAGCGGTTTATTACACGGTGTCGCTTTCTTTAACGACATATAAACGTTGTTGACCTGCTGACACGATGATGCAGACTCCGATAAACATTTAAGACATTTAATAATAACTACGGACTAAGaacaaagaataaataaatgacaagaaGCAAGAGATGGCCAATAGGGAACAGGACTGAGACCTAAGAGCTGATAACGCAATCATCTTACTCTCCACTTTCTAATATCTCCGTGGGACGGACGCTCCCCCGAGACACAGGCGTGTAAATTACACATCTAATTTATTTCTAGTGCTTCTGCTTTGAGTCAGTCGAGGAGATAATAAACCCCGGCGTCTGTCCGCTGTGCAGTTCAGCAACATGAGAACGATACCAGGATGTAACGCTGCCACATATTATATTACAGGAATTCTACTTTCATTCACGTGGCTGGATTTCCAAGCACACGTTAACCTTATTACTCCAACTCGGCGCTGAAAATCCTTGACTTCAGTGCGAGGAATCGATAACCCTGCCGTGAATTCATTATAAATCGATTACTTATGATTCTGACGGACTGCGGTGTTCTCAGCATCCCTGCTGTTACCATGACGATGTGGTTCTTGGGCATGTTGGGGGGCAGTTGGTACATATAGCACCAGTAGGTGGTCTCCTGGTCAGGGATAACGATGTCGGGGGCCAGAACCTCCAGCGTGCGCACGTCCGACGGAAGAGAGGGGCTGGGCGCATCAGGACGCAGCAGAAGGATTCGCTGAACGCCAGTTTGGAGGCGGGACACGTTGAGCTGACGAAGAGAGTGGATTGGCTGATCGAGTATGCTGAAGATCAGGTGGACTGTTCCTTCCTGTCAAACAGAGGAGTGCTCGGTGAGGACAGGAAGTACCGAGAGTGTTCGCAGATTCAATTTCattcacagtaaaaaaaaaaaaaacgtttatatAACGTTTACATGCTGCTTTTGTGGGCCGCGTAGTGTAAATATTGTTGAACGTATTCCacaccgagtgtgtgtgtgattgtgtgtgtgtgtgtgtgtgtgtgtgtgtatgaatactACAGTGCCTCTATAACGTAGTCATGGGGATCGCAGGTACTGAAGGGTCTCTTGAAGAGCAAAGAAAAGCCTTCCGGAGTGTTCCGTGCATCCAGCAGCTCGTAATCCTGCTGACTGTCCAACGTTACCCGGCCTTCATCATCACTCCACGCatcctgtgtacacacacacacacacacacacacacacgaatattAATGTAAACGTATAgatatggacacacacacatccaaattaacatacatatatatatatatatatatatatatatatatatatatatatatatatatatatatatatatatatatatatatatatatatataagcatatGATTTGCATAAAACTTGAGATTCTCAGCGTATGGATTTAATATGACTGATATGATCACATACAAGAAGGTAACAAGCCTCGAGAGCCACGATTTGATTCCCCTCTAATGATGCgtttccttttgaaacaggaagtgaaggcAGAGTGCTGTCGTGTCGTGTGAAGTGCTTGATTGATCAAGCCACGCCCCTACCCAATCGAAACATGATATAAGAGATGATCGTGTCGAGGTCACGCGTCAGCGCCGCCGATGGTGACAGAGAGCCGCAGGGACGTCTTGACGTGTGTGAGTGGAATATAAAATGGCGAATAACGACGGAATCACGTTCTCCAACAGTCTGAGGAACCGGCAATCCGGTACCGAACAGCCCCGAGTCGGTAAAACCCTCCTctgaaaagtcacatgaccgCTAATTTGCACAAACTCCGCCCTCTTCCATACGAACACGTACTCTCAGCTGGAAAAGGGAAGAGTGCAGGACGAGCTGCTAGGGTAGAGAAAGACACGCCCCCAGGGGCGGGGCGTAAACCTTTTGAAGAGAATTTATCGGACGAATACGACACTAGTTCAGCATGAGTCATTCGCATTTTTTACTTGaactgtaaaattaaaaatcatcCAAACGATTTTTGGTCATTTCTTACCTGGATATGTTATCGTTTCAGGGTCGGGAACGTTCAGAGACAGGTATGAAAAGCTCTTAAACAGCAGTTTGGATTTCAGGGGAACTTTAATCGAGGGAAAGGAACAGATGCGCAGATGATACTGTATCTCGTGTCGATGTTTGAGTTACACATGAACATGTTTCCCAGTACATGAGCCACAATCTGCTTTAATCTGCAAGTACATAATGGCATTTTCGAGACAGCCTGGCCTCCTcctcaggctgtgtgtgtgtgtgtgtgtgtgtacgtgtgcatCCGAGTGGCCCAATTTAATTTCAGCCTCCACTCATTCCGCCTAGTCATGCTGtccagcccacacacacatcatcatcttcttcatcttcttcttcatcatcttcatgaaGAACTCTTTAAACATCATGCTGGACCTTTTTAGTGCTAGGCCTTTTATTTGGATTAAAAGGCGTGACCTTGATATTAATATACCCGGATGCTTCAGGATGAGGAGGACACAGTGTTTCTGATATCACGGTTGCCATGTTGGCACATTTCCATCAAAATTGGGCTACTTTTTCCTTTACTAATACGGAGGGTTATTTTCTAATgcaatttttgtttttgcagacaAATTGGTGCGCTGGTTATTTAATACAAtattatatagtaataataataataataatcttgttAGTAATGTATGTGGATAGTGATTATAATTTAAATCAGAAAAGGGTGAAAAATGGGTTAAAGAAAGTCTACGAAATAAAACTAGTACATGATGTTAATTGTATAAATGTGCTTGCTGTGCATCAGTATAttgttttacacattttacaggtttttgttatttttaagaaTATATTATGTGATAAATTTAGGACGTCGGTGTTTAACCCACACTCATAAACCATTCATTTAAGGCtgtttttttagaaatatataatgtatatatatatatatataaaagaaattcTTTCACAACATATTTTTAAGACATTCATTTTGGATGGTCAGGGGAAAAACTGTTCCTTCTTCAAAATGGTTCTAGGAACCTTTTCTGTaggattctacatagaaccGGTTTCTCAAAGAACCACTAAATGAACctctaaaaatgaaatgattatgATTTGAGCTTCTAACAAACgcattatataaaattataaaaaccTAACCATCTCCTGATGTCCTCCACCTACACACTTGCTCTCACCCCAAAGTAGGACTTGTGCCCATCGTTCCACAGAAGCACTAGGTCGGCGTCGGTGGGTTCCCCGCGGTCCGACATGCCCAGCAGGAGACCATGGCGCAGCTCCTTGGCTCGGAGCTCCATGTACACCTCCTGCTTGGCGTAACTGATGTTCCAGTAGAGCTCCAGCTGCCCGGCGGGATCCAGTGGGACGTGGTAGGGTAAGGAAGGTCTCGAGGGGTCGTCTGGAGACGAAGATGAAGACGGAGACAAAGATGGGGATGAAGCGTGGTACGGTGCAACCAGGAGGACCACCAGGGCAACGAGCAGGATCGCGTAGATCAGCGTGACATCCTGCAGACGCAGGTCCTTGTTTAACAGACGCATCACTCCGTCTTTTTAAAGGTGGTTCAGAATTTTAATCTTAAAACGTCTTTTAAGATGGTCCGGGATGGGTTTCAGACGTCTCAAGACGTCTCACGACCTTCGTCAGGTCTTCTAGAAAGATATTTTATCTCCAATATGCTCAGCAGTTGATGTTGTTACCCAAGCTTTTCCTTTTCACTCGATTTCTTCTAACCTTCTTCAGTACCGCCGTCTCCTCTCTGTGCAGGTCCGTCCCTCTGTCCAGCGTTGGATCTGTTCTGGATCTGCTCgacctctctctcctccccagGCTCTGGCTTTTAAGAGCATGACCCAGTGACAGGCTCTACTTTATTCTGGCTAATTATGTTAGTTCGCTTAACCAAAATTCAATTGTTTATTTAGCCTCTGGCCAAACTTGTTTCTTTcccctcttttatttttttcccccccaaaacatCTGCTGACGAGTTgcaccggtttcctcccgcacCAGGAGTGCACGAATTGTGatatttgtaaaacaaaacacatttaactCAACTTAAATTGGTTTACATAGATTGTTGGTTAATTGTGAATCACTAATATTCCAGTTGTAGTCGtgtttaataaaagctttattGATCATTTTCACCAGGGTCAAGCTCATAAACCAACCACCAGGCTTCCATTATGCTGCCTCgtttattgttattaaagtCTGCGGTGTCGCCTGTGGTTCTCCGGGAAACTAGGAAGTGTTCGACACCAGAGTCGAGCCGAATCCTGGCGCCAATCTTCTATCAGAGGGACCCAAATGTTCGTACCTAAGCTGGTTTGCGACTTCTTAATTGCACGATAAAACGCCACGGAGTCATGTTACCCATGGTGCTCCCGGAAGCCAAATGTCACTAATTACTGGATGTACAAGCCAAGTAAGTGCTTTTTTAATACCCGTATTTTGATTGGCCGTCATCGTTGCATCTGTTTTTACACACTTGGCAGGTGATGGCGCAGTCTCCGCTCAGACACTTCATCCTCGCATCAGAACATCTTTTTTTCATGCTCGAAGCTCTCTGTTACGGCGATGCTTCACGACAGGAGCCTTGAACCTTTCACTTGCCTGGGAAGGAATTAAAAGAGTATCATGACAAAACCCTGTCGAAGTGGTGTGATAGACAGAGCCTCCTCCTGTGCTGAAGGCCCGAAGGCACGGTGACACACGACTGCAGCTGTCGATGGTGTCGTTTCAATCAGGGAGGCATGGACAGCTTGTTtatgatgggggggggggctaaagGTTACGTCCCTAGGGCTATGGAGTGTGCtggggagatggatggatggatggatgaacgggTGGAGGAGGGGATacaaacagagagggagagagacagaagagcaGACCCTGGTAATAAAATTAAAGCCTAAGGCAGGAAGTGAGACGTGATTTTGTTCTCCTGGTTAGAGCACTTTACCATCGTTTGTATGACAATCCTCTAACAAAATCTCCACAGAGAAGCTTTACaagaataaatgtttatgtgacgtttacggaaggagtctccagtgtcagtgtgaaGCTGTAACATGAGgtttttctgacatcttcaggacagaggagtttatagAGTTTAGAGCCgcgagtgtttttttttgtcttcttagctgtttatagctgtaagtaaggaatgaacttgtttcgtggacattCGCTGTACCCACAGATGGATAAAAGGATGCTCTGTCATTCTTTAACGAGTGAAAAGTTAACATCCACCTGACGCTCATCCGTCAGCTCTCAACCCGTGATGCGCTGGAGCTACGCAGGGACCGCCTCcttcaaaaaaataacaataaataaatgtataaataaataagtatggaaataaatacatgcgggaataaataaatataaaaatataaagaataaataaaagtttaaaaagaatacacgtaaataaataaataaataaatacaggaaataataagtgaaggaaaaaagtcatacaaaaacaaatatgggattaaatttaattttaaaatgaattatatttgttttatcgagtcatttattcctttatttattttcctattattactttatttatttatttatttatttatttatgatttctgCAGGATTGGTCCTCCATGAACTGCTAGCTAACACAAGCCAGCTTGATTAACCCGTCGTCGGGAAATCAATCACCAAAACAGTAGCTTTTGGAATCaatttaaacataataataataataataataataataataataataagagtaaCCAGCTCTAACCGCGCTCTCACCACAGGCAGccatttagaattttaaaattaGTGACGAGTCGTTCGTGTGCGAGTCAGTTCATTGATTCGGCACTTTAAGGTGGACACTGGGAGCCGAATCACAGTTCTGAAGAATCGATTCGGTGGGATTGAGAATGGGAGACAGGAACGTGTTCATACTGCAGTAAGTAATAATAGTCTGGAGTAATTTATGAGAGAAAATTGAACGGATCCGTGCGTTCAGGGCTGTCAGGGGTTTCACCTCACAGCCTTCTGGTCACTGAAAGTCTTAGAAAACCCAAAGAACTGGAACTGTGCTTCTCCTATTAGTCACCAATCCAGTACCGATCCGGTACCAATCCAGTACCAGTGAGGCAGTTTAGATAAAACTGCTCAAGACTAGCACCAATATGATGTAATGTTAAGTATGATATAAGACCACACAAAAGCGGAGGTCCTTAAACAAACCAAGGTTGTCCTGAAAGTTCTGAGATAAATGGAGAGGAACAAAGCAGTGGACAGGCAGCgccaacaggaagtcatgatgaGGTGCACAAAGCAGTTCTGACGCTGTTCGTCTGTATATAGACTCGTGCTGGACGGCTTTGCACACTTTATacccaaaaagaaaaagacaagagGGAGAGTCACACAGTCCTGAGGCTCACACTGACATTATTCagcctggaacacacacacacacacacacacacacacacacacacacagtgatataAACTGCAGAGTCTATTTATACATCCATGTAGAATTTAGCACTTTttgcacacacagaacacacttaTTAACCATGAGCATGAGTCACCGATACGGAGCGATCACATCCCGCTCCACGGCTCATTCATCATCGTCTGGGAATGACGGCGTCACTCCAGGTTTTTTAAAGCAAACCCACCTACGCTACTCAGTCAGGCTAGTTACAGGAAAGAGAGCGGCCGTCTGGTTGGAGAGTAAAGCCTTACAAACAGAGCCGGTTGACGGAGGGACGAGTGGAAggatgagagggagagaaatagcCTCACTTCCACCCATCTCCCTCCATCCATGAATAATTCAGAGCCGTGTCACTACCACACAGACCAATCTCAGCTTCTTACTATCTGTAGGCTTAATAATTgatgtgaaagaaaaacagcttTCCACTTTTATTTCAACTTcttccctccccccccccgatgagtcagagagggaggggaggggaagggaggaaggaagaaaggaagaaagaaaggaaatgtggGAGGAGGGAAACGGATGGAAAGTTCAAGATGGATGGGGAATCAGAAAAGGATGGGCAGATGGGAAATTAGAAATGCAAGAAATGCagggataaaaaataaaaaaaaaacagaaaaagaaatgaaaggacTGAAAGGggagga is a window of Ictalurus furcatus strain D&B chromosome 16, Billie_1.0, whole genome shotgun sequence DNA encoding:
- the dbh gene encoding dopamine beta-hydroxylase; the encoded protein is MRLLNKDLRLQDVTLIYAILLVALVVLLVAPYHASSPSLSPSSSSSPDDPSRPSLPYHVPLDPAGQLELYWNISYAKQEVYMELRAKELRHGLLLGMSDRGEPTDADLVLLWNDGHKSYFGDAWSDDEGRVTLDSQQDYELLDARNTPEGFSLLFKRPFSTCDPHDYVIEEGTVHLIFSILDQPIHSLRQLNVSRLQTGVQRILLLRPDAPSPSLPSDVRTLEVLAPDIVIPDQETTYWCYMYQLPPNMPKNHIVMYEAVVNVGNEAIVHHMEVFECSPHMDSVPQYSGSCDSKMKPTKLNSCRHVLAAWALGAEPFYYPSDAGLPLGGKGSSRFLRLEVHYHNPLLISGRRDSSGIRLWFTPSLRRFDAGIMELGLVYTPVMAIPPHQHTFHLTGYCTAECTRTALPPGGIHIFASQLHTHLAGRGVRTVLVRGGREVEVVQEDKHFSTHYQIIRILRKMVTVLPGDVLLTKCTYNTEDRVKATVGGFGIMEEMCVNYVHYYPRTQLELCKSHVDPDYLQRYFSIINRFHGGDSCSCSQTTVEDQFSAVTWDSFSAEVLDSLYTTSPISMHCNQSIAELFPVSTTARASRGNR